A genomic region of Desulfosarcina ovata subsp. ovata contains the following coding sequences:
- a CDS encoding UDP-N-acetylmuramoyl-tripeptide--D-alanyl-D-alanine ligase produces MTHQKWTIDAIMTATGGRLVCGSPQQDFAGIAIDSRTITEDQLFVAIAGDSHDGHRFVGDVLDRGVRGLLVAESQADRLPMDRMIKGRIACVSVADTTLGLGALARFNRRRINPRVVAVTGSNGKTSTRMLMELVIGQSFVTLATSGNLNNHIGLPLTLFRLAANHEAAILELGMNHVGEIAYLGGICEPDLGVITNVGPAHLEGLGSIDNVARAKGELLATIRTGGTAILNADDPRVAALGEGLDRDVVYFGIDRRAAVRAEDIRMTAAGVAFTLVTPAGRIPVTLATPARVMVANALAAAAAGDILGVPLERIRMGLERFVPQVGRMGIRSLAHDIRVVDDTYNANPASMTAAIATLDHMRGDRRTIAVLGDMLELGSQAEERHRRIGETVGEHHIDWLFVTGDYADAVAEGAIAKAMPASRIYRGSKADVSGALCRQLADGDLILVKGSRGMAMETVVTAICRQAQED; encoded by the coding sequence GTGACGCACCAAAAGTGGACCATTGACGCGATCATGACGGCCACCGGCGGCCGCCTGGTGTGCGGTTCGCCGCAGCAGGATTTTGCCGGGATCGCCATCGATTCGCGAACCATCACAGAAGATCAGCTGTTTGTGGCCATTGCCGGCGACTCCCACGACGGGCACCGGTTCGTGGGCGATGTGCTCGACCGGGGCGTTCGCGGGCTGCTGGTGGCCGAGTCCCAAGCCGATCGCCTGCCCATGGATCGTATGATCAAAGGCCGGATTGCCTGCGTGAGCGTGGCCGACACCACACTGGGCCTGGGGGCCCTGGCCCGTTTCAACCGCCGCCGGATCAATCCCCGGGTGGTGGCCGTGACCGGCTCCAATGGCAAGACTTCCACCCGCATGCTCATGGAGCTGGTGATCGGCCAGTCGTTCGTGACCCTGGCCACCAGCGGCAACCTGAACAACCATATCGGCCTGCCCCTGACCCTTTTCCGGCTGGCCGCGAACCATGAGGCCGCCATACTGGAACTGGGCATGAACCATGTTGGTGAGATCGCCTACCTGGGTGGCATCTGCGAGCCGGACCTGGGGGTGATCACCAATGTGGGCCCGGCCCACCTGGAAGGCCTCGGTAGCATTGACAACGTGGCGCGGGCCAAGGGTGAGCTGCTGGCGACCATCCGCACCGGTGGAACGGCCATCCTGAACGCCGACGATCCGCGGGTGGCCGCCCTGGGCGAGGGGCTGGATCGCGATGTGGTCTATTTCGGCATTGACCGCCGGGCGGCGGTGCGTGCCGAGGACATTCGGATGACCGCTGCCGGCGTAGCCTTTACCCTGGTTACCCCTGCGGGGCGCATCCCCGTCACCCTGGCCACACCGGCCCGGGTGATGGTGGCCAACGCCCTGGCCGCCGCTGCCGCCGGTGACATCCTGGGGGTCCCCCTGGAACGGATCCGGATGGGCCTGGAACGCTTCGTTCCCCAGGTCGGGCGCATGGGTATCCGCAGCCTGGCGCATGACATCCGTGTGGTCGACGATACTTACAACGCCAACCCGGCATCCATGACGGCGGCCATCGCGACCTTGGACCATATGCGGGGCGACCGGCGCACCATCGCCGTCTTGGGGGACATGCTCGAGCTGGGCAGCCAGGCCGAGGAACGCCATCGGCGGATTGGCGAAACGGTGGGGGAGCACCATATCGACTGGCTCTTTGTCACCGGGGATTATGCCGATGCCGTTGCCGAGGGGGCCATTGCCAAAGCGATGCCGGCATCGCGGATTTATCGCGGCAGCAAGGCGGACGTTTCCGGCGCCCTCTGCCGGCAGCTTGCCGATGGCGACCTGATTCTGGTGAAAGGGTCCCGGGGAATGGCCATGGAGACCGTGGTGACGGCCATCTGCCGTCAGGCCCAGGAAGATTGA
- a CDS encoding peptidoglycan D,D-transpeptidase FtsI family protein produces the protein MTQPPINTRMRLRTGIVGAFFMLALAVITAQAVRLNVFQGAWLSERAAREYERAMVVQGKRGAITDRNGTPLAVSIDSASIAAYPRQIENRQAAARQLARALGQSRQEVAKRLDPKRGFVWIKRQAVPRQAEAVRALGLKGIDFISEHSRYYPNKTLAAQLVGFSGIDSRGLEGLEFYFDGDLKGREEEMTIFRDALGRRFEGVGLPDQLTEGNNVVLTIDSTIQHIAQKALETSVTTYKAESGMAVVMAPATGEVLALAHYPFFNPNRYGEYCRSSWRNRAVTDSFEPGSTMKMFSAAAAIDSGVCSPSTIFYCENGEYRVGRNTVHDTKPHGWLSLQQIVKYSSNIGSVKMAEKLGPQQLYNYLYAFGFGQRSGIACPGETAGSLSPFRSWSAIDTGAISFGQGVSVSVIQLATAASAIANGGMLMKPQLVRSVTDRNGRTIKRYSPEPVRQVISTHTAAEMRRILKTAISEGGTGVNAAIQGYSVCGKTGTAQKIDSSGTYAKGRYLSSFIGFAPADQPELTILVIVDEPTVQCYGGIVAAPAFRQIALETLGYLNIPPGRDADQLQVSRGDRLKG, from the coding sequence ATGACACAACCCCCCATCAATACCCGCATGCGCCTGCGGACCGGCATTGTCGGGGCCTTTTTTATGTTGGCCCTGGCCGTGATCACCGCCCAGGCGGTGCGACTGAACGTCTTCCAGGGGGCCTGGCTCTCCGAGCGGGCCGCGCGGGAATACGAGCGTGCCATGGTGGTGCAGGGCAAGCGCGGTGCCATCACCGATCGCAACGGTACTCCCCTGGCGGTGAGTATCGACAGCGCCTCCATTGCGGCCTATCCCCGGCAGATCGAAAACCGCCAGGCGGCTGCCCGGCAACTGGCCCGTGCCCTTGGCCAATCCCGGCAGGAGGTGGCCAAACGCCTGGATCCCAAACGCGGCTTCGTCTGGATCAAGCGTCAGGCGGTTCCCCGTCAGGCCGAAGCGGTCCGGGCGCTGGGGCTCAAGGGAATCGATTTTATCAGCGAGCACAGCCGTTACTACCCCAACAAAACCCTGGCCGCCCAGCTGGTGGGGTTTTCCGGCATCGACAGCCGCGGCCTGGAAGGACTCGAATTTTACTTCGATGGAGATTTAAAGGGCCGCGAAGAGGAGATGACCATTTTCCGGGATGCCCTGGGGCGTCGTTTCGAGGGCGTGGGCCTGCCGGATCAGCTGACCGAGGGCAACAACGTTGTCCTGACCATCGACAGCACCATTCAGCACATCGCCCAGAAGGCCCTGGAGACGTCGGTGACCACGTACAAGGCTGAATCGGGGATGGCGGTCGTCATGGCGCCCGCCACCGGCGAGGTGCTGGCCCTGGCCCATTACCCCTTTTTCAACCCCAACCGGTACGGGGAGTACTGCCGGTCATCGTGGCGCAACCGGGCGGTTACCGATTCTTTCGAACCCGGTTCCACGATGAAGATGTTCAGTGCAGCGGCGGCCATCGACAGCGGCGTCTGTTCGCCATCGACCATCTTTTACTGCGAGAACGGCGAATACCGCGTCGGTCGGAATACGGTTCACGACACCAAGCCGCACGGATGGCTCTCCCTGCAGCAGATTGTCAAGTATTCGAGCAATATCGGGTCGGTGAAAATGGCCGAAAAGTTGGGCCCCCAGCAACTGTACAACTATCTGTACGCCTTCGGCTTCGGCCAGCGATCAGGCATTGCCTGTCCCGGCGAGACCGCCGGCAGCCTGAGCCCGTTCCGATCGTGGTCGGCCATCGATACCGGTGCGATCTCCTTCGGACAGGGGGTGTCGGTTTCGGTCATTCAACTGGCCACCGCCGCCTCGGCCATCGCCAACGGCGGGATGCTGATGAAGCCGCAGCTGGTCAGGTCGGTGACCGACCGCAACGGCCGGACGATCAAACGCTACTCACCCGAACCGGTTCGCCAGGTGATTTCGACCCATACGGCCGCCGAGATGCGCCGGATTCTGAAGACCGCCATCAGTGAGGGGGGTACCGGCGTGAACGCGGCCATTCAGGGGTACTCGGTGTGCGGCAAGACCGGTACGGCGCAGAAGATCGACAGCAGCGGAACCTATGCCAAGGGCCGCTATCTCTCCTCATTCATCGGATTTGCCCCGGCGGATCAGCCGGAGCTGACCATCCTCGTGATTGTGGACGAGCCCACGGTACAGTGTTACGGGGGCATTGTGGCGGCACCGGCGTTCCGCCAGATTGCCCTGGAAACATTGGGCTATCTCAATATCCCGCCGGGACGCGATGCCGACCAGTTGCAGGTGTCCCGCGGAGACAGGCTCAAAGGATGA
- a CDS encoding UDP-N-acetylmuramoyl-L-alanyl-D-glutamate--2,6-diaminopimelate ligase, with amino-acid sequence MKLAKLTNGLTVVSTTGAPAGIDPVVTAVCYDSRQVIPGAVFVAIEGFSVDGHRFIPDAVARGAVAVVCRQPVSVDAAVVRVADPRAALARLACRFYGHPARQLTLVGVTGTSGKTTVTYLLEQILAQAGRSVGVVGTINYRYAGKVFANPVTTPESADLQAIFRQMVDSGVTHAVMEVSSHALDLSRVDGCNFDVAVFTNLSHDHLDYHETMQNYWQIKQRLFLQYLKPADRQHPVRSVVNADDAHGRELAERLGTTAFRTSTGDGGDIRPVAVIRDLAGIRGQISTPAGTIDFDSPLVGDFNLENILAATGAALALGIDPASIAAGINTNACVPGRLERITEGGERFIFVDYSHKPDALENAIDALRRLTTGRLITVFGCGGDRDRTKRPVMGEIAAQRSDLTVITSDNPRSEDPLAIIDAIETGVRRFCDRRLSAGTLARAETGKAYLVEADRRAAISLAIGAARAGDTVLIAGKGHETYQILAGETIHFDDREVAREVLAATARRGA; translated from the coding sequence ATGAAACTGGCCAAGCTCACAAACGGACTGACCGTCGTATCGACAACCGGTGCGCCAGCCGGCATCGATCCGGTGGTGACCGCCGTGTGCTACGACTCACGGCAGGTGATCCCGGGTGCGGTGTTCGTGGCCATCGAGGGCTTTTCCGTCGACGGCCACCGTTTTATCCCCGATGCCGTTGCCAGGGGAGCCGTGGCCGTTGTCTGCCGCCAGCCGGTGTCCGTCGATGCGGCGGTGGTCCGGGTGGCCGACCCGCGGGCCGCGTTGGCCCGGCTGGCCTGCCGGTTTTACGGACATCCGGCCAGACAACTGACCCTGGTGGGCGTGACCGGAACCAGTGGCAAAACCACGGTCACCTACCTGTTGGAGCAAATTCTGGCCCAGGCCGGCCGGTCCGTCGGGGTGGTCGGAACCATCAACTACCGGTATGCCGGCAAAGTCTTCGCCAATCCGGTGACCACCCCCGAATCCGCCGATTTGCAGGCGATTTTCCGGCAGATGGTCGATTCCGGGGTGACCCATGCGGTCATGGAGGTCTCCTCGCATGCCCTGGATCTCTCGCGGGTCGACGGCTGCAACTTCGATGTGGCGGTGTTTACCAACCTGAGCCATGACCATCTCGACTACCACGAGACCATGCAGAATTACTGGCAGATCAAGCAGCGTCTGTTTCTGCAGTACCTCAAGCCGGCTGACCGACAGCATCCGGTCCGCTCGGTGGTCAATGCGGACGATGCCCATGGCCGCGAACTGGCCGAACGGCTGGGGACCACCGCCTTTCGTACCTCCACCGGCGATGGGGGCGATATCCGGCCCGTGGCGGTAATTCGCGATCTGGCGGGTATCCGTGGACAGATCTCCACACCGGCCGGGACAATCGATTTCGACTCCCCCCTGGTGGGCGATTTCAACCTCGAGAACATCCTGGCCGCCACCGGCGCGGCCCTGGCATTGGGCATCGATCCCGCATCGATTGCCGCCGGGATCAACACCAATGCCTGTGTGCCCGGGCGCCTGGAGCGGATCACCGAAGGCGGGGAGCGCTTCATTTTCGTGGATTACTCCCACAAGCCCGATGCCCTGGAAAACGCCATCGATGCCTTGAGGCGCCTGACGACGGGCCGCCTGATCACGGTTTTCGGCTGCGGCGGCGACCGCGACCGCACCAAACGGCCGGTCATGGGTGAGATTGCCGCGCAGCGCAGCGACCTGACCGTGATCACATCGGACAACCCCCGTTCGGAAGATCCGCTGGCCATTATCGACGCCATCGAAACCGGGGTGCGCCGGTTTTGCGACCGCCGGCTCAGCGCCGGCACGCTGGCCCGGGCGGAGACCGGGAAGGCCTACCTGGTCGAAGCGGACCGGCGGGCGGCCATTTCCCTGGCCATCGGTGCGGCCCGGGCAGGGGACACGGTCCTGATTGCCGGCAAAGGGCATGAGACCTACCAGATCCTGGCCGGTGAAACCATCCACTTTGACGATCGGGAGGTGGCCCGCGAGGTGTTGGCGGCCACGGCCCGGAGAGGAGCGTAA
- the mraY gene encoding phospho-N-acetylmuramoyl-pentapeptide-transferase, protein MIYHLLYPLHTTFAAFNVFRYITFRTIYAGLTAFLICFLLGPWMIRRLSMMQVGQYIRDDGPKEHLKKAGTPTMGGVLIIFAVVGSSLLWANLTNRFVWIALLATVGFGVIGFVDDYLMQVKKRSLGLTARQKLFCQVMLALLVGLLAYLVPDFTTKLSIPFFKRLTPDPGWGYIPFAALVIVGASNAVNLTDGLDGLAIGPVIIAAGTYMIFAYVAGHARIAEYLQITPVAGSGEITVYCGALAGAGVGFLWFNAYPAQVFMGDVGSLSMGASLGTVAVITKQEILLVLVGGLFVIEALSVIFQVGYFKMTKGRRIFRMAPLHHHFELKGWPEPKVIVRFWIIAIALALISMSTLKLR, encoded by the coding sequence ATGATCTACCACCTCTTATATCCGCTGCATACGACCTTTGCAGCTTTCAACGTGTTCCGGTACATCACCTTCCGGACCATCTATGCCGGTCTGACGGCCTTTTTGATCTGCTTTCTGCTGGGTCCCTGGATGATCCGGCGGCTCTCCATGATGCAGGTGGGACAGTACATCCGTGACGATGGCCCCAAGGAACACCTGAAAAAGGCCGGCACCCCGACCATGGGCGGCGTGCTGATCATCTTCGCCGTGGTGGGCTCGAGCCTGTTGTGGGCCAACCTGACCAACCGCTTTGTCTGGATCGCGCTCCTGGCCACGGTGGGTTTCGGGGTGATCGGATTCGTCGACGACTACCTCATGCAGGTCAAAAAGCGCAGCCTGGGGCTGACCGCCCGGCAGAAACTCTTCTGCCAGGTGATGCTGGCCCTGCTGGTGGGACTGCTGGCCTACCTGGTGCCCGATTTTACCACCAAACTGAGCATTCCTTTTTTCAAGCGCCTGACGCCGGATCCGGGATGGGGCTACATCCCCTTTGCCGCCCTGGTGATTGTGGGGGCCTCCAATGCCGTCAACCTGACCGACGGACTGGACGGCCTGGCCATCGGGCCGGTGATCATCGCCGCCGGCACCTATATGATATTTGCCTATGTCGCCGGTCACGCCCGCATCGCCGAGTACCTGCAGATCACCCCGGTGGCCGGCAGCGGTGAAATCACCGTTTACTGTGGTGCCCTGGCCGGTGCCGGGGTGGGATTTTTGTGGTTCAACGCCTATCCGGCCCAGGTGTTCATGGGGGATGTGGGTTCCCTCTCCATGGGGGCCTCGCTGGGAACCGTGGCCGTGATCACGAAACAGGAGATCCTGCTGGTGCTGGTGGGCGGGCTTTTCGTGATTGAAGCCCTCTCGGTGATTTTTCAGGTGGGCTATTTCAAGATGACCAAGGGGCGGCGGATTTTCCGCATGGCGCCCCTGCACCACCATTTCGAACTCAAGGGGTGGCCCGAGCCCAAGGTGATCGTCCGTTTCTGGATCATCGCCATCGCCCTGGCCCTGATTTCCATGAGCACCCTGAAACTGCGCTGA